In Gemmata obscuriglobus, a single genomic region encodes these proteins:
- a CDS encoding excisionase family DNA-binding protein, translating to MAVQENGKPGDVVAVSMAAFRLFTDILNAMARGDAGTIIPLHAELTTQQAADLLNVSRRYLVKLLERDEPSYHMVGTHRRIKFHDLMAYSRVADEKRRQALDALAEEGEELGMG from the coding sequence GTGGCCGTTCAGGAGAACGGGAAACCGGGCGACGTGGTGGCAGTGTCGATGGCCGCGTTCCGGCTGTTCACTGACATCCTCAACGCGATGGCCCGCGGCGACGCGGGCACTATCATACCGCTGCACGCCGAGTTGACTACGCAACAGGCTGCAGACCTGCTGAACGTGTCGCGCCGGTACCTCGTGAAACTGCTGGAGCGCGACGAACCGTCCTATCACATGGTCGGCACCCACCGACGAATCAAGTTCCACGACCTCATGGCATACTCTCGGGTCGCGGATGAGAAGCGGCGGCAGGCGCTCGACGCGCTGGCCGAAGAGGGAGAAGAACTCGGAATGGGGTAA
- a CDS encoding DUF3050 domain-containing protein, whose translation MDGIQRIQERIRPLKAALLNHPVYREIDRLDSLRLFMEHHAFGVWDFMSLLKALQRRLCCTDVPWLPAADPLGCRLVNEIVLAEESDDDGRGGFVSHFELYHRAMTRCQARTALIDGFLAELRRGKSVSAALGSPSVPECVRQFVGLTFQIIDDGDMCAIASAFTFGREDLLS comes from the coding sequence GTGGACGGAATCCAACGGATTCAAGAGCGTATCCGGCCGCTCAAGGCGGCGCTCCTGAACCATCCCGTTTACCGGGAAATCGACCGGCTGGACTCGCTGCGCCTGTTCATGGAGCACCACGCCTTCGGCGTGTGGGACTTCATGTCCTTGCTCAAGGCGCTCCAACGGCGGCTCTGCTGCACCGATGTGCCGTGGCTCCCCGCCGCCGACCCGCTCGGCTGTCGGCTCGTCAACGAGATCGTGCTGGCTGAGGAGAGCGACGACGACGGGCGGGGCGGGTTCGTCAGCCACTTCGAGTTGTACCACCGGGCGATGACCCGCTGCCAAGCCCGCACCGCCCTGATCGACGGCTTCCTGGCCGAACTGCGACGGGGCAAGTCCGTGTCCGCAGCCCTGGGATCGCCGAGCGTCCCCGAATGCGTCCGCCAGTTCGTCGGGCTGACGTTCCAGATCATTGATGACGGGGACATGTGCGCCATCGCCTCGGCGTTCACGTTCGGTCGGGAAGACCTGCTATCGTAG